GTCATGCAGTCGCTGATCTGGACCGAGCTGGGCCGGACCTTCGTGCCGTTCCGCTTCGGCGGCGAGGCGGACAACATCCTGTTCCACGCCACCGAGGAGCAGAAGCGGGAGTTCCTCATCCCCACCGTCGAGGGGGAACGGATCTCCTGCTTCGCGATCACCGAGCCGGGCGCCGGCTCCGACGCGGCCAACATCCGGTTGTCGGCCCGCCGCGACGGCGACGACTGGATCCTCGACGGCGAGAAGACCTTCATCACCAACGGCAACGACGCGGACTTCGCCATCGTGGTGGCGGTGACCGACCGGGAGAAGGGCGCCCGCAACGGCGGCGCCACCGCGTTCCTGGTGGACCGGGCGATGGGCTGGCGCTCGGAGTTCATCCAGACCATGGGCGAGGGCGGGCCGGCCTCGCTGATCTTCGACGGGGTCCGGGTGCCGCACCGCAACATCCTCGGCGAGGTCGGGCAGGGCTTCACGCTCGGCATGCAATGGATCGGCAAGGGGCGCTACACCATCCCCTCGCACGCCATCGGCATCGCCGAGCGGGCCCTGCAGATGGCGATCGACCAGGCCAACACCCGGGAGACCTTCGGCGCGAAGATCGGCACCAACCAGGCCATCCAGTGGATGATCGCCGACTCGGAGACCGAGCTGGAGGCGGCCCGCTGGCTGGTGCTGCGCTCCGCCTGGACGGTGGACCAGGGCATGGATCCGCGGCACGCCTCCTCGATGGGCAAGCTCTACGGCGCCGGCATGGTCAACCGGGTGGTGGACCGGGTGCTGCAGATCCACGGCGGCATGGGCTACACCCGGGAGCTGCCGATCGAGCGCTGGTACCGGCAGGTGCGGCTCTACCGGATCTTCGAGGGCACCGACGAGATGCAGCGGCTGATCATCTCCCGCGACCTGCTGCGCGGGTACACGAAGATCGGCGGCCACCTGGCCTGAGCGGCGGCTCCCGCCCGGTCCCGGGGCGGGAGCACCCACTCAGCTCGTCAGCGCGTCGATCGCCAGGTCGACGTCCTCCTGGGTGGAGTAGAGGTGGAACGCGGCCCGGACCCGGCCGGCGCGGACCGCCGCGCGCACCCCCGCCCGCGCCAGCCTCTCCTCCGCCCCGGGCACCTCGACGGTCACGATCGCGGTCTCGCCCGGCGGTCGGCCCAGGCCGGCGAGGAACCGGTTGGCCAGCGCGACGTCGTGGTCACGGACCGCGGGCAATCCGATCTCGGTGAGCAACTCCAGCGCGGGCGCCGCGCCCACATAGGAGAACCAGGCCGGGGAGATGTCGAAGCGCCGGGCGTCGTCGGCCAGCCGCAGCGGCGGGCCGTAGTAGGAGGCGTGCGGGTCGGCGCCCGCGTACCAGCCGGCGGCGTCGGGACGCAGCCGGTCGCGCAGCGCCGGGGCCAGGTAGGCGAAGGCGGCGCCGCGCGGCGCCATCAGCCACTTGTACGCCGCGACCGCCACCACGTCGGCCCGGCCGGCGTCGAACGGCAGCCAGCCGCAGGCCTGGGTGGCGTCCACCGCGACGAGGGCGCCGTGCGCCCGGGCCGCGGCGACGATCTCGTCGTACGGGGCGACCGCACCGTCGGCCGACTGCACCAGGCTGAACGCGACCAGGTCGGTATCGGCGTCGACCGCGTCGACGAGGCCGGCCAGCGGGACCGTGCGTACTGTGACGCCCCGCCGCTCCTGCACCAGCCAGGGGAAGAGGTTCGAGGTGAACTCGACCTCCGGGACCACCACCGTGGCCCCCGGCGGCAGGGCGGCCGCCACCGGCGCGAGCAGCTGCGACGCCGTGCTGCCGATCGTGACATCCGCCGCCGCCACCTTGACCAGGGCGGCGAAGGCGGCCCGGGACCGGTCGACCGACTCGCCCCACACCTCCCAGGAGATCCGCCCCACCCGCCAGTCGGCCAACGCCTCCTGCAGTGCCGTCCAGGCCGGCTCGGGCGGCAGCCCGTAGCTGGCGGTGTTCAGCCAGCCGGGCTCCGGCTGCCACAGCTTCTGCGCCTCTTCCAGCTCCATGGGGCCGACGCTAAGCCAGGCCGGTCGCCGGCCGGAACGGCCAATCGACACCCCGCGGCCCGCGCCCGCCGCTCCGGCGGCCGGTGCGGGCACCTCGACCTGGACGTCCTGTACGTGGTCAACCTGCGGGTGGGCTCGGCGGAGGGCACGGACCTGGACACCATCGGCGGGTGATCCTCCGCGTGGTGGCGGATGCCGGTTAGCGTCGGCCGCACATCCACTCCGGAGGTTGGCGATGATTCTCGAGATCCGCACCTACCGTCTCAGGCCCGGCACCATCGACGAGTTCGTCCGGGTGATGCGCGAGGAAGCGGCCCCGCTGCTGGCGAGCGCCGGCATCCGGGTGGTGGCCGCCGGGCCGTCCCTGGTCCGCGAGGACGGCCACGAGGAGGCGTACCTGATCAGGGCCTTCTCCTCGCTCGCCGAGCGCGACGAGCGGGAGGAGGCGTTCTACGGCGGAGAGGCGTGGCGGACCGGGCCGCGGGAGGCGATCCTCTCCCGGATCGAGAGCTACCACACGGTGGTGCTGGAGACCGCGGAGGCCGCGGCGGACGTGCTGGGCGGGCACCGGCTGTGACGGCTCACCGGCCCGGCGGAGCCGTCCGTACCCGGCGGGGCACGGCCCGGATACGGACGCCCGCACACCCGGGGCGCGCCGGAGCAGCGTCCGACGCGACCCAGGGTGGGGCGTTCCCGAAGCAGCCGGGTCAGGCGGGCGCGCCGGCCAGCGTGGACGACCGCGCCCCCGACCCGTCGGCGGGCCGCTCCTCGGCCGGCACCTCCTCGTCGAGCATGGTCGCCTCGTCGAACGGGCGCCGGCCGCTGAGCACCGCCTCCGCCTGCTCGCGGTCGAACTCGCCGGTCCAGGTGCCGACCAGCACGGTGGCGACGGCGTTGCCGGCGAAGTTGGTCAGCGCCCGGGCCTCGGACATGAACCGGTCGATGCCGACGATCAGCCCCACGCCGTCCACCAG
The window above is part of the Micromonospora inositola genome. Proteins encoded here:
- a CDS encoding acyl-CoA dehydrogenase family protein translates to MDFSLTDEERAVRDTVRSFISREVMPLEQEVLRRERAHQPGLDRSELRELQLKAKKFGFWGLATPEEYGGMDLPAVMQSLIWTELGRTFVPFRFGGEADNILFHATEEQKREFLIPTVEGERISCFAITEPGAGSDAANIRLSARRDGDDWILDGEKTFITNGNDADFAIVVAVTDREKGARNGGATAFLVDRAMGWRSEFIQTMGEGGPASLIFDGVRVPHRNILGEVGQGFTLGMQWIGKGRYTIPSHAIGIAERALQMAIDQANTRETFGAKIGTNQAIQWMIADSETELEAARWLVLRSAWTVDQGMDPRHASSMGKLYGAGMVNRVVDRVLQIHGGMGYTRELPIERWYRQVRLYRIFEGTDEMQRLIISRDLLRGYTKIGGHLA
- a CDS encoding aminotransferase class V-fold PLP-dependent enzyme; amino-acid sequence: MELEEAQKLWQPEPGWLNTASYGLPPEPAWTALQEALADWRVGRISWEVWGESVDRSRAAFAALVKVAAADVTIGSTASQLLAPVAAALPPGATVVVPEVEFTSNLFPWLVQERRGVTVRTVPLAGLVDAVDADTDLVAFSLVQSADGAVAPYDEIVAAARAHGALVAVDATQACGWLPFDAGRADVVAVAAYKWLMAPRGAAFAYLAPALRDRLRPDAAGWYAGADPHASYYGPPLRLADDARRFDISPAWFSYVGAAPALELLTEIGLPAVRDHDVALANRFLAGLGRPPGETAIVTVEVPGAEERLARAGVRAAVRAGRVRAAFHLYSTQEDVDLAIDALTS
- a CDS encoding NIPSNAP family protein → MILEIRTYRLRPGTIDEFVRVMREEAAPLLASAGIRVVAAGPSLVREDGHEEAYLIRAFSSLAERDEREEAFYGGEAWRTGPREAILSRIESYHTVVLETAEAAADVLGGHRL